The Plectropomus leopardus isolate mb chromosome 1, YSFRI_Pleo_2.0, whole genome shotgun sequence sequence ccagtggaaatttgtctttggctttgCTCACACACAGCAAGATACATACAAAATCATAAAGCAATACAACATcaatgcattttcaaaacattatttcCCCTAATGGACCTTAATGACAtgacagtcagaaaaaaagtcagtgtatgtgtatttaaaatgtctGGTATTCAGCTTTTTAGGGCTTTCTAGGGTCTTTAGGGCTTtcaattttttcccctctgtttgCATGATGGCTAATTCCTGACTGGATGCAAGTGAACAtcagattgttgttttttctttctgcttgaAAAAGAATGTTTGCAACTCTTTGAACACCTCTAACTTATTTTTAGAGCAACAGCATGCCATTTGTAGGCTTGATAAGAGCTCAATAGGCTACCTGAATGTTGTTGTCGCTTGTAGTATATCTGGGTAATCTTTTGCACTCCATCCTCCAGAGATTGCTCGCTAGGAAGACGAGTAAGGAGCTTTAAAATTGCCCCAGTGACCTCCATGGATTCATGAACAATTCATTCATGAGCTCCATGAATTTGAGGGTATGCGTGTTTGATTCGGAGTTACATAAACTTCTTTTTCAATCCCTCAAACTTCTTTTAAGCTATGCTGCTTCCCTCACTGCCAGTGTTCACCAGAGGGCTCTTAAGCAACCAACCTTGGAACCACAAGCTTACCGTCATATTACATGATTTCTGGTTGACCAAGCTcttcaaacactaaaaaattcaaacaatcaTCGGCTGCTACATGGTGCTGCAGAACTGTGCGCTGGCCCAGGGCAGCTTTAGCACCTATTCTTACATCTATAGCACCTGTACAACCCACACACGAGCAAAAATACTCTCTAACCCACATATACACACCATAACCTCAGACATAAcatagagaggaagagaaagataGTAGGACAGGGATGATTTAAAATCAGTTCTGGCTGTTGAACATGTTTATATTCGGGATCTCCTGCAGCACCTGGTAAGCGGAGACTGGAGACATGTAGGGAGACATCGCAGGCTGCACAGTCATTATCCTGTTGCTCACTGGATATGGAGAAGGATAGTACCTGGggaaaagtacagtatttcaaaaataaagctCAAGAATTATGACTCTAGTTAAAAGTTCAATGGCATCATGACCTGTGGTGTAACTTACCCATTCTGTATAGCTGCTGAGGAGGGGTCATAGGTAAGAGTCATTGCACCCTGAAGGTGAGAAAATTGAGGAGAATGTGGAgttacatatttgtattttactaCTCATCCACTCCCCCAGTACTTTAACCTCCTTCCTTCTGGATGCAGATGACATATGTGCAGACAGGCCAGTTACAGCAACAGCTTTGTTTCTATAGCCATTCAAGCTTTAAATAACTAGCCTTCTCTGAAGTTACAAAAAATCCATATAATCCACATAATCCCGTGTTGGCTGGGTGTAGTTGTATGCctgacacaataataaaaactcaattcattaattcattcttATCAAACATAGTGGCTACAATGCATGTAAGTTGATAGGCAGATACATACTAGTCTGAGATCCCCTGACTGTCCATTGGGAACAAACCCGCTGTGAGCATGCTTCTTCCTTTGACTGTCTGCAAACTTACACAGCAAGGGCTGAGAGGGAGCTGGGGGaaaagcacaaaagaaaatgacatattaacaCTCAGCAATCAATCATCGGCGCCTCCACAGTTTTCATCTGAGGGAACATGTACAGAAAGGTGAAATTCTTTCCTACCCAGAGCGCCAGAAGCTATCTTGATAAACTTCCCATTGAAGTGGGAGATGACGGCATTACACTGCTCTGTTGTGTCCATCCTGACAGGGGAGAGGATATAACAATGACTCATCATCAAATCACGCAGAGACGATCTAcagtaacattttctttaacacaAAGTGGTATTGTCAGGCGTGACGCAAATTGGGATAACTCTTGGCTCCCTTCATACAAAAGTTGAACATGATTGTCACTCCTCATTTTAATGCTAGTTCACATTCTGAAcagtcataaaaacaaaccaaagtaGACTTCTTACATAAATATGATTAACTGTGTGTATATGAATGTATGGAAGCCCTTTTTAATTTCCCAGCAGATAAACTTTTAGGTGAAATCTCTCCTTTTGAGTAGACCGTGTATGTGTGTCTCCGTGTATGTGGGAACCGAGACGTATGTGGGTGGTTCTTGAATGAACTAAAATCCTTGTAGCCCTACTGTTCAGTTCCTTTATGGTTTACAGTCGACATTTGTTGTACGTTAACTGAGAAAGCAAAaccttttgttttgctgcatgtGACTATATTTTTAATGCCAATTGTATTGTTCACTAACTGCTTCATTCTGCACAGCTTTAATTAAGACTAAAAGGTTATCTCCTACATCGGAGATAATATCTCTTTTATAAGAGATACATTTAGGTTTTGGCCAAGATCTTTCCTTCACCTTTAGTGCTTCTGTATGTATGGCAATAGCGGCTAATAATCTCAATTCATCTTAATTTCTCAAATGTCATATAAAACAGACAGGAGCAAAGACATGACTGACCCCAGTTGATAAAGTGActattgaattaaaaaataaaggtgaaaacTTAGTCGTAGTTGCtctaaaatgcaataaatatatatagaaaaatgcaaaaaaaaaaaaaaaaaaaaaattatgttttttcaaatattcacatcttatttttaacaaaaactgactttattttagtttagcaGCATtattgaacagtttttttttttacacagcatTATTGTTGAGCAATagataaaattatttgaatgGTAATTTGGTAAAAGTTCAGTGTCTATTATCACAGGTTTATGATCaaagatgaaaatatattttagaacTTTAAAGGTGATTCAGCAGAGAATAAATGAGTTTTGTCAATCTTCTGTGACTGACCTGGCGAAGCCCACGCCTCGGCTGTTGCCGCTGTAGTCTCGGAGGATCCGCGTGGAGACGACCTGGCCAAAGGGCTGCAGCATGTTCTCCAACTCTTTCTCATCCACAGAGAGAGGCAAGTTGGAAATGTACAGATTTGTGGGGTCCTGCTCCTGTTGCTGCTTATGGAAAACACAGTGTAAGAAAAGAAGAACTttgaatgtcatgttttataGGGTATTTTGCAAGTAACATGCTAAAATGCAAGAATTATTTATCTTGAATCAGGCATATTTTTTGAGAACTGCAGTTAAAGGCTGTGCAAAATTTTTTTACTGATAAATGACTGACagcatattttttcctctgctaTGAATTTGTGTGGATCCCGGTTGGAGACTTAAGTATCGTTGAGGGTCAGAAGAACATGTTTGgttaaacaaacactgactctcctgcacacacactcacacacccacacacacactgaaacacacttcATCTGTACTGTGCAGCAGCTCTGCGCCTCTACGGTCTTACCTAGAAACAGCAGGAGAGCTGCGTAGCCTAGCTACCGCAAGACACAAACTGTGTTCTGCCGTGTTTGTTCCAAACAGAGCAGCTACATGCAGGTCTCCAGAGAGCAACCCTTCATCAATGAACTCTTACACATGAATTTAAGCACAGCAACACACGCAGGGCTGGAGAAGGGAAAGgactgaaagaaataaaatgatccAGACAATTTGTGCTACTGTACAATGAGACAAATCACAGATGTGAGGCAGAAACACcctgtttttcatctaaaactatttttgaaaaatgaaaaactggtTACTTTGAATTAGTCACAGAGGATCTAGAATGGCTCAAAGCAGCAGCACTGTTGCCATAGTGCTTTGCTGCAGAAATGCCCACATCAGTATGCATGAATGATGATTGTTAACCACTCAGTGACATAGGAATAATGCTGTTAAAAAATCTGTACAACCTTTAAAGTACAACTGAACCCGGATGGTGTGTTAGTGTGTGGGCTGGTGGTCCGGTGTGTTACGTGTCAATCTGACTGACAGGTTATTTGGCAGAGAGGGACGTGACATCTGGTGTCTACAGTGAAAGTAAATGGGGTCACGGGAAGAACAGCTTGTCAGCTGAGGTCATGTGACCAGTCTAATGTCATTCTccaacacacactgaacacatgCGCGCATTAAAGAAGCACAACCCCACAGAGATGTTCACAAGCAAGacaaatatgcacacatgcacacgcgcaCATACATAtactcacagaaacacacacacacacacacacacacacacacacgcctgcaCCAAACTCACCTTGGCCATCTGGGCCTGTATGCCGCTGGTTTTCAGAGCATGTACTGCCTTTAAAGCAGCCGCTGGGCTGTCAAAGTCTACAAAGCCGTAACCTGTAGTTGGTAGAACAGTATTTATATGAGcaatcacaaaataataagaacTATCAGAGGGTGAGGTcatttataatgatttttattgtcaatacTATAAACATATCAAAATATCTTTATATCACCAGTCATGATGCACAATTATGTTTCTAAATTAAcgttttttcacgttttttttttttttttttttttta is a genomic window containing:
- the rbms1a gene encoding RNA-binding motif, single-stranded-interacting protein 1 isoform X1, whose protein sequence is MIFANTGNPLKTANRKQSYPMTPSSPSSSSNSSSTGLEQLSKTNLYIRGLPPATTDLDLVKLCHQYGKIQSAKAILDKTTNKCKGYGFVDFDSPAAALKAVHALKTSGIQAQMAKQQQEQDPTNLYISNLPLSVDEKELENMLQPFGQVVSTRILRDYSGNSRGVGFARMDTTEQCNAVISHFNGKFIKIASGALAPSQPLLCKFADSQRKKHAHSGFVPNGQSGDLRLGAMTLTYDPSSAAIQNGYYPSPYPVSNRIMTVQPAMSPYMSPVSAYQVQSHSWVAHQPYIMQHPAAVMSPSVDPSMSLHPTAMITQQMGQLSLGNTGAYISGNPGVQGAYMPQYPPMQAAPENGTPQQVDSSNNSSPYSQLSK
- the rbms1a gene encoding RNA-binding motif, single-stranded-interacting protein 1 isoform X2, with translation MIFANTGNPLKTANRKQSYPMTPSSPSSSSNSSSTGLEQLSKTNLYIRGLPPATTDLDLVKLCHQYGKIQSAKAILDKTTNKCKGYGFVDFDSPAAALKAVHALKTSGIQAQMAKQQEQDPTNLYISNLPLSVDEKELENMLQPFGQVVSTRILRDYSGNSRGVGFARMDTTEQCNAVISHFNGKFIKIASGALAPSQPLLCKFADSQRKKHAHSGFVPNGQSGDLRLGAMTLTYDPSSAAIQNGYYPSPYPVSNRIMTVQPAMSPYMSPVSAYQVQSHSWVAHQPYIMQHPAAVMSPSVDPSMSLHPTAMITQQMGQLSLGNTGAYISGNPGVQGAYMPQYPPMQAAPENGTPQQVDSSNNSSPYSQLSK